A genomic window from Pirellulales bacterium includes:
- a CDS encoding RNA polymerase sigma factor has product MALPEGRQTFDRLMAESLPAALRFALRLTGHGDLADEVVQEAMLRAARSWKTYRGESRFETWLFRIVVNVFRDRAVQATMTESLDERQIEAAQVSPSEQMIADELGEIVARCVSTLPPRQREVLVLAAYEGLAAGEIASVLETTEANVYSTLSLARARLRRQLGPYLAEK; this is encoded by the coding sequence TTCGACCGCTTGATGGCCGAGAGCCTGCCCGCGGCGCTGCGCTTCGCCCTGCGGCTGACGGGCCATGGCGATCTGGCGGATGAGGTGGTGCAGGAAGCGATGCTGCGCGCGGCACGATCGTGGAAAACGTACCGCGGAGAGTCGCGGTTCGAGACCTGGTTGTTCCGGATCGTCGTCAATGTGTTTCGCGATCGCGCGGTGCAAGCGACGATGACCGAGTCGCTCGACGAGCGGCAGATCGAGGCGGCGCAGGTCTCGCCGAGCGAGCAGATGATCGCCGACGAGTTGGGCGAGATCGTGGCGCGATGCGTTTCGACCTTGCCGCCGCGACAGCGCGAGGTACTCGTCTTGGCCGCTTACGAAGGACTCGCCGCCGGCGAGATCGCCAGCGTGCTCGAGACGACCGAAGCCAATGTTTATTCGACGTTGAGCCTGGCGCGGGCGAGACTCCGTCGACAATTGGGCCCCTATTTGGCCGAGAAGTGA